The proteins below are encoded in one region of Reichenbachiella sp. 5M10:
- a CDS encoding FAD-binding oxidoreductase, with translation MKDYLIIGHGLAGALLSQSLLDKNLQITVLDTPQSNHSSTVAAGLYNPVTGRKMVKTWMADEHFPVIEPFYRALEIKLGSRFLYDIGIYRPFVSFEEQNDWDAQQSDSKYRPFISSIHKESHQAVQLQDPYGGIHLQPAGYIRIPQLLADSRDYLITRNCYREEKFDEGQLTIEPDHVQYGKESYRQLIYCNGVSALESKLFGWIPLRPVKGEIIRAEMHKKIDTIYNRGVFVIPIGNHQVRIGSNYQNHFDDLSPTEAAQTEITKKLNNLLHEPTKVIDIVAGVRPATKDRRPIIGKHPEYEHIYVFNGFGSKGVSLIPYFTSRFIAFVEDQQPMSQDVDVSRFYSLYSS, from the coding sequence TTGAAGGACTACCTCATCATAGGTCACGGCTTGGCGGGCGCACTATTGTCTCAATCTTTGCTCGACAAAAACCTCCAAATCACTGTCCTAGACACCCCCCAATCCAACCATAGCTCGACAGTAGCCGCAGGCCTATACAACCCCGTCACTGGTCGAAAAATGGTCAAAACTTGGATGGCCGACGAACATTTTCCTGTCATAGAGCCCTTTTACCGCGCCCTTGAAATCAAACTGGGCAGTCGTTTTTTGTACGATATAGGCATTTATCGTCCGTTTGTAAGTTTTGAAGAACAAAACGACTGGGATGCCCAACAGTCCGATAGCAAGTATCGCCCATTCATCTCATCTATCCATAAGGAAAGCCACCAAGCCGTCCAGCTCCAAGACCCCTACGGCGGCATCCATCTGCAGCCTGCTGGCTATATCCGTATTCCACAACTACTCGCAGATAGTCGAGACTACTTGATCACCCGGAATTGCTACCGCGAAGAAAAGTTTGACGAAGGTCAGTTAACCATCGAACCAGACCATGTCCAATACGGGAAAGAGTCCTATCGACAACTCATCTACTGCAATGGAGTATCGGCCCTTGAAAGCAAGCTCTTTGGGTGGATACCCCTACGTCCCGTCAAAGGAGAAATCATCCGAGCAGAGATGCATAAAAAAATAGACACCATCTACAACCGCGGAGTGTTTGTCATCCCGATCGGAAATCATCAAGTACGAATCGGATCCAACTATCAAAACCACTTCGATGACCTATCTCCCACCGAGGCAGCACAAACCGAAATCACAAAAAAACTGAACAACCTCCTCCACGAACCTACAAAAGTGATAGACATTGTCGCAGGAGTGAGACCTGCCACAAAAGACCGCCGACCAATCATTGGAAAACACCCCGAATATGAACATATTTATGTTTTCAATGGGTTTGGGTCTAAAGGTGTATCCTTGATTCCTTATTTTACATCCCGATTCATTGCGTTTGTAGAGGACCAACAACCGATGTCTCAAGATGTCGATGTTTCGCGATTCTATTCACTCTATTCTTCATAA
- a CDS encoding translocation protein TolB, with protein sequence MKYSLLTVCLLMFVLSAHSQYKKQTFGQNRVQYKEFEWYYYGTENYDIHFYSQGEEYAEVALEYLQTEFEVITDMIGYAPFSKSEIFLYNSHTDLLQSNIGVGSPTFSIAGETKFVKLNVEIAYPGNMMDFKRELRYKISKMLLEDMMFGGSLTEMFQSNYLLNLPQWFIDGGVNYIAYGWDVNMDDYVRDYLKEKKIKKFSKLEGEMATLVGQSIWNYIAVKYGPSNLSNILNLTRIIRNTEHSVASTLGISFRQFMYEWAEFYGIPNEELEDSYLEPDKDNKLVGVTGNITKLTGLKISPQGTKMAYIENYKGKYKIIIRDIEKNKERVAFKGGYHSIDQEVSYKLPLIDWISETQLGIVQTWYGKNFLVTYDLPTRSKQRKSMVRFNQINHIDFNDNGKLAIISADVKGQTDLYLISMRRNAIKRLTKDSWDDLTPEFIPGTDAFVFSSNRTTDTLNITTPGINEMPELLNLFAYDLDTTDQVLHRMTNTISSETQPVPVSRDKVYFLSDLKGINNLYEYSFSDNLYHQVSNFRTSLQQYDINPVTKDLTYLMLNNGKSKIYLDQEFDLNQQLFTPPTLRHQMEQVQYIRKKREERATQELLERQQAMLLAEQQQDSIDALDSTKMVMDEAFIDTDNYQFEDDPDEGSDDSNQRFSFLSIYEKIQKEPTVTGPLPYETSFTIDNLVTSFTFDQLRGFGILVETQMTDALENHKFNGGFVAITDFKSGDFFAEYDYLKHTVDFSFRYDRHVIHEEGYRNSNASDDRDILQKYKLNSFILGAALPLSVSSRFEINGGMIFTNYYNINPNVLGTRPVPEGIILGSNYTYASFKAAWVFDNTLVNGLNLFEGMRGKVSIEHNQALNDNSRSFSNFNVDLRRYQKIHRELILATRVYYGASFGNRPMTYMLGGMDNWMFNDKDNTNQPSSPLYFSNYKDNSDILFAEFVNLRGFNFNRFNGDNVLTANAELRFPVIKYFTRGTIKSNFLRNLQFIGFYDIGSAWTGLSPFNEDNTVDTKLVKEPGSPFEAIIKTSRNPWLQSYGFGVRTVIFGYYLRFDMAKPIEDYHQKDMKFYFSLGYDF encoded by the coding sequence ATGAAATACAGTTTACTTACGGTATGTCTTTTGATGTTTGTTTTGTCGGCTCACAGCCAGTACAAGAAACAAACCTTTGGGCAAAACCGCGTGCAATACAAAGAGTTTGAATGGTACTACTATGGCACAGAAAACTACGACATTCATTTCTATAGTCAAGGAGAAGAGTACGCCGAAGTAGCCCTAGAATATCTGCAAACGGAATTTGAGGTGATCACCGATATGATTGGCTATGCCCCCTTCTCCAAGAGTGAAATCTTCCTCTATAACTCCCACACAGATCTACTCCAAAGCAACATTGGTGTGGGGTCTCCTACCTTCTCGATAGCGGGAGAAACCAAATTCGTCAAACTCAACGTTGAGATTGCTTACCCTGGCAATATGATGGACTTCAAACGAGAGTTACGCTACAAAATCTCAAAGATGCTTCTGGAAGACATGATGTTTGGCGGTAGTTTGACGGAGATGTTTCAAAGTAACTACCTGCTTAACTTGCCTCAGTGGTTCATCGACGGAGGAGTCAACTACATTGCCTACGGTTGGGATGTCAACATGGACGACTATGTGCGAGACTATCTCAAAGAGAAAAAAATAAAAAAATTTTCCAAACTCGAAGGGGAAATGGCCACACTCGTTGGCCAATCCATTTGGAACTATATCGCTGTAAAGTACGGGCCAAGCAACCTAAGTAATATTCTCAACCTCACACGGATCATTCGAAACACAGAACATAGTGTGGCAAGTACCTTAGGTATCTCTTTTAGGCAGTTCATGTACGAGTGGGCCGAATTCTATGGCATCCCCAACGAAGAGCTCGAAGACAGCTATCTTGAACCTGACAAAGACAACAAATTGGTCGGCGTGACTGGAAATATCACCAAACTGACTGGATTGAAAATCAGCCCTCAAGGAACAAAAATGGCCTACATCGAAAACTACAAAGGCAAATATAAAATCATCATTCGAGACATCGAGAAAAACAAAGAGCGTGTTGCCTTCAAAGGAGGCTATCACTCCATCGACCAAGAAGTCTCCTACAAACTACCGCTCATCGACTGGATCAGCGAGACCCAACTTGGAATCGTACAAACATGGTACGGCAAGAACTTTCTCGTAACCTATGACCTGCCCACACGCTCCAAACAGCGCAAATCCATGGTGCGCTTCAATCAAATCAATCATATAGATTTCAACGACAATGGTAAATTGGCCATCATCAGTGCAGACGTAAAGGGTCAAACAGACCTGTACCTAATCAGCATGCGCAGAAACGCCATCAAACGATTGACCAAAGACAGTTGGGATGACCTCACTCCAGAATTCATTCCAGGCACGGATGCCTTTGTATTCAGCTCAAACCGAACCACAGACACCCTCAACATCACCACGCCTGGGATCAATGAAATGCCCGAGCTACTCAATCTATTTGCCTACGATCTCGATACGACTGACCAAGTATTGCATCGCATGACCAACACCATTAGCAGCGAGACACAACCTGTACCTGTCAGCAGAGACAAAGTCTACTTCTTGAGTGACCTCAAAGGCATCAACAACCTCTACGAATACTCTTTTAGTGACAACCTCTACCATCAAGTATCCAATTTTCGTACGAGCCTCCAGCAATACGACATCAACCCTGTCACTAAAGACTTGACCTACCTCATGCTCAACAATGGAAAATCGAAAATCTACCTTGACCAAGAGTTTGACCTTAACCAACAACTCTTCACTCCACCAACACTACGACACCAGATGGAGCAGGTCCAGTACATTCGTAAGAAACGAGAAGAGCGTGCAACACAGGAGCTACTAGAGCGTCAACAAGCCATGCTGCTCGCTGAGCAACAACAAGATTCGATCGATGCGCTCGACAGCACCAAAATGGTAATGGATGAAGCGTTTATCGACACAGACAATTACCAATTTGAAGACGACCCTGATGAAGGCTCTGACGACAGCAACCAACGCTTCTCCTTCCTCTCCATCTACGAAAAAATCCAAAAAGAGCCCACAGTGACTGGCCCTCTACCCTACGAAACTAGTTTTACGATTGATAACCTCGTTACTTCTTTTACTTTTGACCAACTAAGAGGCTTTGGCATCCTCGTCGAGACACAAATGACCGACGCACTTGAAAACCACAAATTCAACGGCGGTTTTGTTGCTATCACAGACTTCAAGAGTGGAGACTTCTTTGCTGAATACGATTACTTAAAACACACCGTAGATTTCAGCTTTCGGTATGACCGACACGTCATACACGAAGAGGGCTACCGCAATTCCAACGCCTCTGACGACCGAGATATTCTGCAAAAATACAAACTCAACTCCTTTATACTAGGAGCGGCCCTACCCCTATCTGTATCCAGCCGATTTGAAATCAACGGTGGAATGATATTTACCAACTACTACAACATCAACCCCAATGTCCTAGGCACACGTCCCGTACCAGAAGGCATCATCCTCGGGTCCAACTACACCTATGCCTCCTTCAAAGCAGCGTGGGTGTTTGACAACACGCTAGTCAATGGGCTCAACCTCTTTGAGGGCATGCGTGGCAAGGTCTCGATTGAGCACAACCAGGCCCTCAATGACAACTCTCGTTCCTTCAGCAATTTCAACGTAGACTTGCGCCGCTACCAAAAAATCCACCGCGAACTCATCCTCGCAACGCGTGTTTACTATGGCGCCTCCTTTGGCAACCGCCCAATGACGTACATGCTCGGAGGCATGGACAACTGGATGTTCAACGACAAGGACAATACAAATCAACCTAGTTCCCCACTCTACTTCAGCAACTACAAAGACAACTCCGACATTTTATTTGCCGAATTTGTCAACCTAAGAGGCTTCAATTTCAATAGATTCAATGGTGACAATGTCCTCACTGCCAACGCAGAGCTTCGCTTCCCAGTCATCAAGTATTTCACACGAGGCACCATCAAATCCAATTTCCTCAGAAACCTACAATTCATCGGGTTCTACGACATAGGCTCTGCTTGGACTGGACTCTCTCCTTTCAACGAAGACAATACCGTAGACACCAAGCTCGTCAAAGAGCCAGGCTCTCCCTTTGAGGCGATCATCAAAACCAGCCGCAACCCTTGGCTACAAAGCTATGGATTTGGTGTACGCACTGTGATATTCGGCTATTACCTCCGCTTTGACATGGCCAAACCGATCGAAGACTACCACCAAAAGGACATGAAATTCTACTTCTCCTTAGGGTATGATTTCTAA
- a CDS encoding YicC/YloC family endoribonuclease produces MTKSMTGYGHASFENDQISIQVEIRTLNSKFLDIGAKIPKEISALENDLRKIISDRLIRGKVNFNVDITAKSKLNQAPKIDPELFRHYKEQILSVTQDMTLSDADILYSIMKTGDIYEQPENKKEIADKATMVRLVEQALDQCDAFRLQEGNSVEIALKSFADSISLRLDAIKIKDPERMIHIKERINEGLKELSASEKSDPNRFEQELIYYIEKLDISEEIVRLENHLQFFHSTLDEHESQGKKLGFISQEMGREINTIGSKANNSDIQKLVVEMKDELEKIKEQVLNII; encoded by the coding sequence ATGACGAAATCAATGACAGGCTATGGCCATGCGAGTTTTGAAAACGATCAAATCAGCATACAAGTGGAAATCAGAACACTTAATTCCAAATTTTTAGATATTGGAGCCAAGATACCCAAGGAAATATCAGCCTTGGAAAATGACCTCAGAAAGATCATCTCCGATCGCCTCATCCGAGGAAAAGTCAATTTCAACGTGGACATCACGGCCAAGTCCAAGCTCAACCAAGCTCCAAAAATAGACCCTGAGCTGTTTCGTCACTACAAAGAGCAAATCCTCAGTGTCACGCAAGACATGACGCTCTCAGATGCCGACATCCTCTACAGCATCATGAAAACCGGAGATATCTACGAGCAACCAGAAAACAAAAAAGAGATCGCAGATAAGGCTACCATGGTCCGCCTCGTCGAGCAAGCACTGGATCAATGTGATGCCTTTCGTCTACAAGAAGGCAACTCTGTAGAGATCGCCCTGAAATCATTCGCAGACAGCATCTCACTACGTCTAGATGCTATCAAAATCAAAGATCCAGAGCGCATGATACACATCAAAGAGCGAATCAACGAGGGACTTAAAGAATTGAGCGCCTCAGAAAAATCTGACCCCAACCGCTTCGAGCAAGAATTGATCTATTACATCGAAAAACTTGATATTTCAGAAGAGATTGTACGTCTAGAGAATCACTTGCAGTTTTTTCACAGCACGTTGGACGAACATGAATCTCAAGGCAAAAAACTAGGGTTCATCAGTCAAGAAATGGGTCGAGAGATCAACACCATAGGCTCTAAAGCCAACAACTCTGACATCCAGAAGCTCGTTGTGGAAATGAAAGATGAACTTGAAAAAATTAAAGAGCAGGTTCTCAATATCATCTAG
- a CDS encoding energy transducer TonB, producing MEVKKNPKIALERKSGMFFNIGLAISLLLIISAFEWKFYDDGELVDLGQVDDDFEDIMEIPPTEQPPPPPPKIELPKIVEVPDEEEIEEEIEVELDVEITEETVIEDIVFEEEPEEEVADEVFDIVEDQPAPPGGMAAFYKYVGKSMKYPNQARRMGIEGRVFVQFVVDKDGTITEVRAIKGIGAGCDEEAVRVLQGAPKWKPGKQRGRAVKVRMILPITFKLS from the coding sequence ATGGAGGTAAAAAAGAACCCGAAGATTGCCCTTGAGAGAAAGAGCGGGATGTTTTTTAACATCGGGCTTGCTATCAGTTTGTTGCTCATCATATCTGCATTCGAATGGAAGTTTTATGATGATGGCGAATTGGTCGACTTAGGGCAGGTGGATGATGATTTTGAAGACATTATGGAGATTCCTCCAACGGAGCAACCCCCTCCACCCCCACCGAAAATCGAATTGCCTAAGATCGTAGAGGTTCCAGATGAGGAAGAGATCGAGGAAGAGATCGAAGTGGAATTGGATGTGGAAATCACGGAAGAAACTGTCATCGAAGATATTGTATTTGAAGAAGAGCCAGAAGAAGAAGTGGCTGATGAAGTATTCGATATCGTAGAGGATCAGCCAGCACCTCCCGGTGGTATGGCGGCATTCTACAAGTACGTAGGTAAGTCTATGAAGTACCCTAACCAAGCGAGAAGAATGGGTATCGAAGGTAGAGTATTCGTACAGTTCGTAGTAGACAAAGACGGTACGATCACTGAGGTGAGAGCGATCAAAGGCATCGGAGCTGGATGTGACGAAGAAGCTGTGAGAGTATTGCAAGGTGCTCCAAAGTGGAAGCCAGGTAAACAAAGAGGTAGAGCAGTGAAGGTGAGAATGATTCTACCTATCACGTTCAAGCTGAGCTAA
- a CDS encoding VanZ family protein, whose product MLRKDDGDHGLLSQIPHFDKVVHFGLFFVWAALGQISLFSRATWGRLWVVGGVFLLALAGGSEWLQRYVEGRQADFADFIVDVLGGVAGAYLTKYWKINQ is encoded by the coding sequence TTGTTGCGCAAAGATGATGGAGATCATGGTCTGTTGAGCCAAATCCCTCATTTTGATAAAGTTGTCCATTTTGGATTGTTTTTTGTCTGGGCGGCTCTCGGTCAAATCTCTCTATTTTCTCGGGCTACTTGGGGCCGGTTGTGGGTAGTTGGAGGCGTGTTTTTACTGGCCCTTGCTGGAGGCTCAGAGTGGTTGCAGCGCTATGTCGAAGGCCGACAAGCAGACTTCGCGGACTTCATCGTAGATGTGTTGGGAGGAGTAGCTGGAGCATACTTGACAAAGTATTGGAAAATAAATCAATAA
- the gcvH gene encoding glycine cleavage system protein GcvH, whose protein sequence is MNIPDHLKYTADHEWVSIEGDVATVGITDFAQGELGDIVYVEIETEGETIAKGELFGTIEAVKTVSDLFMPVSGEVLEFNEELESEPELVNSDPYDDGWMIKIKVSDLAEADDLLSAEAYKELIGQ, encoded by the coding sequence ATGAATATTCCGGATCATTTGAAATACACAGCAGATCACGAATGGGTCAGCATAGAAGGGGATGTAGCCACTGTTGGGATTACTGATTTTGCACAAGGAGAGCTAGGAGACATCGTCTATGTCGAGATCGAGACCGAAGGGGAGACGATCGCAAAAGGAGAGCTTTTTGGAACGATCGAAGCGGTCAAGACGGTTTCGGATTTGTTCATGCCCGTATCAGGAGAGGTATTGGAGTTCAACGAAGAGTTGGAAAGTGAACCCGAATTGGTCAACTCTGACCCATACGATGATGGTTGGATGATCAAGATCAAAGTTTCGGATTTGGCTGAGGCGGATGATTTACTGTCTGCAGAGGCTTATAAAGAGTTGATCGGGCAGTAA